Proteins from one Prevotella sp. E2-28 genomic window:
- a CDS encoding glycoside hydrolase family 97 protein: MGFLPFYLFTFLPLTASAREVTIASPNGKLVVTVSDEGDKATYAVSLNGRQMILPSVLGFKADFGDFTQGLKITNTKSAHVDRSYEMRQVKQSKMHYVAEALTVDFQNAKGQKMSAEFSVSNNDVAFRYLIPRQKNDNPKSAVIQCEATGFSLPEGTTTFLTPQSKPMVGWERTKPSYEEGYSNDGAMTARSQYGEGYTFPCLFHAPEGWVLISETGVDSHYCGSHLSDYPYTIAFPMAGENNGNGTTTAAIALPGKTPWRTITVGETLNPIVETTIPYDVVEPLYTLNPALSSPKSFGRYTWSWLIWQDNSINYDDQVKFIDLASAMGYEFCLVDNWWDQNIGRDRMAELSKYAQKKGVSLMLWYNSNGAENDAPQTPRNCLDNSIARDREMAWLQSIGVRGIKVDFFGGDKQETMKLYEDILFDANRYGIQCIFHGCTLPRGWERMYPNYIASEAVLASENVYFNEGAAKSQPFDLTLHPFCRNAVGTMDWGGVIMNKYMSRDNKTRHTRKTTDAFEIASAFTNQTAIQCIAMQPNNLQELPQAELDFLKTIPTTWDETHLLDGYPGKYVVLARRHDDQWYVAGLNALKEPLTLTLDLAAFNVTKQLCDQVDKKGTVTGIAISNLKLKKGKAKVTMQPNGGFVAY; encoded by the coding sequence ATGGGATTTTTACCTTTTTACCTTTTTACCTTTTTACCTTTAACTGCTTCGGCCCGCGAGGTGACCATTGCCTCGCCCAACGGAAAACTCGTAGTCACCGTTAGCGATGAGGGTGATAAGGCTACCTATGCCGTTTCCCTCAATGGACGTCAGATGATATTACCGTCGGTCTTGGGCTTTAAAGCCGACTTTGGCGACTTTACCCAAGGATTGAAAATTACGAATACCAAGTCTGCTCATGTGGATCGCTCTTACGAGATGCGTCAGGTGAAGCAATCGAAGATGCATTATGTGGCAGAGGCACTCACCGTAGATTTCCAGAATGCCAAAGGGCAGAAAATGTCGGCTGAGTTCTCAGTGAGCAATAACGACGTGGCTTTCCGCTATCTGATTCCCCGTCAGAAGAATGATAATCCTAAGAGTGCTGTTATCCAATGCGAAGCAACAGGCTTCTCTCTGCCTGAAGGCACTACCACTTTCCTCACACCACAGAGCAAACCAATGGTGGGGTGGGAGCGTACCAAACCCAGTTACGAAGAGGGCTATAGCAACGATGGTGCTATGACAGCCCGTTCACAGTATGGCGAGGGCTATACGTTCCCCTGCCTGTTCCATGCTCCTGAGGGGTGGGTGCTTATCTCTGAGACAGGCGTTGACAGTCACTACTGCGGTTCTCACCTCAGCGACTATCCCTATACTATTGCTTTTCCAATGGCTGGCGAGAACAATGGTAATGGTACCACTACGGCTGCCATCGCCCTGCCAGGAAAGACCCCTTGGCGCACCATCACTGTTGGTGAGACCCTTAACCCCATCGTTGAAACCACCATTCCCTACGATGTCGTGGAGCCTCTCTACACGCTCAACCCAGCTCTTTCATCTCCCAAGTCATTCGGTCGCTACACATGGTCTTGGCTTATCTGGCAGGACAACTCTATCAACTACGACGACCAGGTGAAATTCATCGACCTGGCATCGGCTATGGGTTATGAATTCTGCTTGGTAGATAACTGGTGGGATCAGAACATCGGTCGTGACCGCATGGCAGAACTCTCGAAGTACGCTCAGAAGAAGGGGGTATCGCTGATGTTGTGGTATAACAGCAACGGTGCTGAGAACGATGCACCTCAGACACCACGCAACTGTCTTGACAACAGTATTGCCCGCGACCGCGAGATGGCGTGGCTCCAGTCAATCGGCGTGAGGGGCATCAAGGTGGATTTCTTTGGCGGCGACAAGCAGGAGACCATGAAACTCTACGAGGATATCCTCTTCGATGCCAACCGCTACGGCATTCAGTGTATCTTCCACGGTTGCACCCTGCCCCGCGGCTGGGAACGTATGTATCCCAACTACATTGCTTCTGAGGCAGTGTTGGCTAGCGAGAACGTGTATTTCAACGAAGGTGCTGCTAAAAGTCAGCCCTTTGACCTCACCTTGCATCCTTTCTGCCGTAATGCCGTAGGCACAATGGACTGGGGCGGCGTTATCATGAATAAATATATGTCGAGGGACAACAAGACGCGCCATACCCGCAAGACAACCGATGCCTTCGAGATTGCCTCGGCCTTCACCAACCAGACGGCTATCCAGTGCATCGCCATGCAGCCCAATAACCTGCAGGAGTTGCCACAGGCTGAACTTGATTTCCTCAAGACCATTCCCACCACATGGGATGAGACCCACCTCCTTGACGGTTATCCTGGCAAATATGTCGTACTGGCTCGCCGTCATGATGACCAGTGGTATGTGGCAGGACTCAATGCCTTGAAGGAGCCCCTCACACTGACCCTTGACCTTGCTGCCTTCAATGTCACGAAGCAGTTATGTGATCAGGTTGACAAGAAAGGTACTGTCACTGGCATCGCCATTAGTAATCTGAAACTGAAGAAGGGCAAGGCGAAAGTTACTATGCAGCCAAACGGCGGCTTCGTGGCTTACTAA
- a CDS encoding carbohydrate-binding domain-containing protein codes for MKKILAYVMLMASVVVMTGCTADNPFEEYYNNWNNNGGMFNGGGTGNSATTGELTTFDVAIDKTTAEPTDVATAYFPDEEDALENSEFTTEVSIDLSNPVAKTLNGVEITVNGGHVTANHGSEKKVCYVVSGSTSNGSLTILGEKKYAVKLNGVSITNPDSAALNLLSNKRAFVILAEGTTNTLADGTGGSHKGTLYCKGKLLFNGTGSLSVTGNSNNGIHSADYIIFNKGNNIYVNSTANHGIKANDGIFINGGILNVEVSAAAAKGINCESDIIVNGGRTTVLTTGTGTYDSTDREAKGAAGIKTDSVLTVNGGELWLKSTGSGGKGINVDMEANFNGGSVYVVTTGGQYKSNNDTSSPKGIKADGNITISGSKIWVRTSGTNGEGIETKKELSITGGEVASYAYDDAINSKSNMTITGGYVYAQGQHNDGLDANGNCYIKGGTIFAICSGTPEVGIDANTEGGYKLYVTGGTIVAVGGLENGSSLSQSCYQSSSWSANTWYALTVGSSTFSFKTPSSGGSGLVVSGASQPTLQSGVSVSGGTSYFGGLGIIGGTISGGSSVSLSSYSGGSGMSGGPGGWH; via the coding sequence ATGAAAAAGATATTAGCTTATGTGATGTTGATGGCATCTGTAGTGGTAATGACAGGCTGTACGGCGGATAATCCGTTCGAAGAATACTACAACAATTGGAACAATAACGGTGGTATGTTCAATGGTGGTGGCACGGGAAACTCAGCCACTACGGGCGAGTTGACTACATTTGATGTCGCTATAGATAAAACAACGGCAGAGCCTACGGATGTTGCTACGGCATATTTCCCTGATGAAGAGGATGCGTTGGAGAACAGCGAATTTACGACGGAGGTCAGCATAGACCTGTCGAACCCCGTGGCGAAAACGTTGAATGGCGTGGAGATTACGGTTAACGGAGGCCACGTGACGGCAAATCATGGCTCTGAGAAGAAAGTGTGCTACGTAGTGAGCGGATCAACTTCGAATGGTTCGCTGACTATCCTCGGTGAAAAAAAGTACGCTGTGAAACTCAATGGCGTGAGCATCACCAACCCAGACTCGGCTGCTCTGAATCTATTGAGCAACAAGCGTGCTTTCGTTATCTTGGCTGAAGGTACCACGAATACATTGGCCGACGGCACGGGAGGCTCGCACAAGGGGACGCTTTACTGTAAGGGCAAGCTGCTCTTTAATGGAACAGGCTCGCTGAGCGTTACGGGCAATAGCAATAATGGTATCCATTCGGCCGACTATATTATCTTCAATAAAGGTAATAACATTTACGTGAATTCTACTGCCAACCACGGCATCAAGGCCAACGACGGCATCTTTATCAATGGCGGCATTCTGAATGTTGAGGTATCGGCAGCAGCTGCGAAAGGCATTAACTGCGAGAGTGATATCATCGTCAACGGTGGACGTACCACGGTGCTGACTACAGGCACAGGAACTTACGACAGCACAGATCGCGAGGCTAAAGGTGCTGCAGGCATCAAGACTGACTCTGTGCTGACGGTAAATGGTGGCGAACTGTGGCTGAAGAGCACAGGCTCTGGCGGCAAGGGTATCAATGTAGATATGGAGGCCAACTTCAATGGTGGCAGCGTCTATGTGGTCACGACGGGCGGACAATACAAGAGCAATAATGATACATCATCGCCTAAAGGCATCAAGGCCGATGGTAATATAACGATTAGTGGTAGCAAGATATGGGTGCGCACCAGTGGAACCAATGGCGAGGGTATTGAGACGAAAAAGGAGCTCAGCATCACTGGTGGCGAGGTGGCTTCGTATGCCTATGATGATGCCATTAACTCAAAGAGCAACATGACTATCACGGGTGGCTATGTCTATGCCCAGGGTCAGCATAACGACGGACTGGATGCCAACGGCAACTGCTACATCAAGGGTGGCACCATCTTCGCTATCTGTTCCGGTACTCCTGAGGTAGGTATCGATGCCAATACCGAGGGTGGATACAAACTATACGTCACGGGCGGCACCATCGTTGCTGTGGGCGGACTGGAGAATGGCAGTAGCCTGTCGCAGTCGTGCTATCAGTCCTCGTCATGGAGTGCCAATACATGGTATGCACTAACCGTAGGCAGCAGCACCTTCTCATTCAAGACCCCATCAAGCGGTGGTTCAGGTCTCGTAGTTAGCGGTGCTTCGCAGCCCACACTCCAATCCGGCGTCAGCGTCAGTGGGGGCACATCCTATTTCGGTGGTCTTGGCATCATCGGCGGCACCATTAGCGGTGGTAGTAGCGTCAGCCTCTCATCTTATAGTGGTGGCAGCGGCATGAGTGGTGGTCCTGGTGGCTGGCATTAA
- a CDS encoding leucine-rich repeat protein, translating to MRKLYLILVLCMIWTNVALADETIDGITYTLNTSTSTATVTNTPSGSVAIPATVTYNNRKYNVTAIKGVNSGVTSIEIPEGVTSIGIAFKEKESLTSIIVPSTVQQLEKNAFFGCSSLISVTLSEGLTYIGENAFYGCTQLPNITIPSTIISMGADAFMGCRNLKKITWNAKHCADFEASPFYTMLYFDNTSYDFWGNDYTTQITFGDEVEYIPAYLCSGFYALSTIVIPNSVKEIGSHAFDAVRSTTTYKKYKFDTTLSSISFGTELEKIGSYAFYGRSILSELTIPDKCTTIDPFAFAYCSNLSTITMGKCINTIGTYTFGGTPSINTINIYAITPPIITGKNVFGGLSIFNNNYALSDLMAITLNVRSKALDAYKSAAVWKDMYVQVMENDIRTFTLSVSSADESKGTTTQGGAYDEDSEILIYAAAKDGYKFSKWNDGNTENPRTVKMIGNLSFVAQFEPFIPVPTYTITTSANAVEGSVVGGGIYESGTQVALAAIGNTGYHFTQWSDGNTTNPRQITVTSNGSYTALFAKDPAKYTLTTSSTNVTQGAAYGQGKYEEGTNVTIFAVANDGYHFSQWNDGNTENPRTVTISTDAMYFANFAQDPVAPTLYELTVKPANAAQGWTTEGGAYEWGKQLMVYAHPASGFAFSQWSDGNKENPRFLTISGNISLTAQFEVQKPNNINSANASTTATSVRKVVRNGQAFIEYGDKTYTLQGVEVK from the coding sequence ATGAGAAAACTTTATCTAATTCTAGTCCTCTGCATGATTTGGACAAATGTAGCATTGGCAGATGAAACCATTGACGGAATCACGTACACGCTGAACACCTCTACGAGTACCGCGACCGTCACGAATACGCCAAGTGGAAGTGTGGCTATCCCAGCAACAGTTACGTATAATAATCGAAAATACAACGTAACAGCGATTAAAGGTGTGAATTCAGGTGTTACCTCCATTGAGATTCCAGAGGGCGTAACCTCCATAGGCATTGCATTCAAAGAGAAAGAATCATTAACCTCAATTATTGTTCCCTCTACAGTACAGCAATTAGAGAAGAATGCTTTCTTTGGCTGTTCTTCATTGATTTCAGTTACATTATCAGAAGGGTTGACATATATTGGAGAAAATGCGTTTTATGGCTGTACCCAATTGCCTAATATCACTATTCCGTCAACAATCATAAGTATGGGTGCAGACGCTTTTATGGGATGTCGTAACCTGAAGAAGATTACTTGGAATGCAAAACACTGCGCCGATTTTGAAGCATCCCCATTTTATACTATGCTTTATTTTGATAACACTTCTTATGATTTCTGGGGTAACGACTATACAACGCAAATTACTTTTGGCGATGAGGTGGAATATATTCCAGCATACTTATGTAGTGGTTTTTATGCGCTATCAACAATTGTTATCCCTAATAGTGTTAAGGAAATAGGCAGTCATGCTTTCGATGCTGTTCGTTCTACAACAACTTATAAAAAATACAAATTTGACACGACTTTGTCTTCCATCTCGTTTGGAACGGAATTGGAGAAGATTGGATCTTATGCTTTTTATGGAAGAAGTATTTTATCTGAACTTACAATTCCTGACAAATGCACTACAATTGATCCCTTCGCGTTTGCTTATTGTAGTAACCTATCTACAATAACTATGGGTAAATGCATAAACACCATAGGAACTTATACATTTGGTGGAACTCCATCAATTAATACCATAAATATTTATGCAATCACTCCCCCTATAATAACTGGGAAAAATGTCTTTGGTGGTCTCTCAATATTTAATAACAATTATGCATTATCTGATTTAATGGCTATTACGCTGAACGTACGTTCTAAAGCCCTTGATGCCTATAAGTCCGCTGCCGTGTGGAAAGACATGTATGTGCAAGTCATGGAGAATGATATACGCACATTCACGCTGTCTGTTTCTTCAGCAGACGAGAGTAAGGGTACAACCACACAAGGTGGAGCCTATGATGAGGACAGCGAGATATTAATCTATGCCGCAGCCAAAGATGGCTATAAGTTCAGCAAATGGAATGATGGCAATACGGAGAATCCACGCACAGTAAAGATGATAGGCAATCTATCATTCGTAGCACAATTCGAACCGTTTATTCCTGTTCCTACATACACCATTACCACAAGTGCGAATGCTGTAGAAGGAAGTGTTGTAGGTGGTGGCATCTATGAGTCGGGGACTCAAGTTGCATTAGCTGCTATAGGGAATACAGGTTATCATTTCACACAATGGTCTGATGGCAACACAACCAACCCGCGCCAAATAACTGTTACATCAAATGGCTCATACACAGCTCTATTCGCAAAAGATCCTGCAAAATATACTTTGACGACATCGTCTACTAATGTTACCCAAGGAGCGGCATATGGTCAAGGTAAATATGAAGAAGGAACAAACGTGACAATCTTTGCAGTCGCTAACGATGGTTACCATTTCAGTCAATGGAACGACGGAAATACAGAAAATCCACGCACTGTAACCATCTCTACAGATGCCATGTATTTTGCTAACTTCGCGCAAGACCCTGTTGCTCCCACGTTGTATGAATTGACGGTAAAGCCTGCAAATGCGGCGCAAGGCTGGACAACCGAAGGCGGCGCTTACGAATGGGGAAAACAACTGATGGTTTATGCTCATCCCGCAAGTGGGTTCGCGTTCAGCCAGTGGAGTGATGGAAATAAGGAGAATCCTCGTTTCCTGACTATTTCTGGTAACATAAGTTTAACCGCACAATTTGAGGTTCAGAAGCCAAACAACATCAATAGTGCCAATGCCTCAACAACTGCCACTTCAGTACGTAAAGTCGTTCGTAATGGACAAGCATTTATAGAATATGGTGACAAAACTTATACACTCCAAGGCGTAGAGGTTAAGTAA
- a CDS encoding helix-turn-helix domain-containing protein encodes MFTKQVGEMDYRHFHPCYDFSSALLQARQQKGVTQEQVAFALDVSQATYNAWECGHRICPYKHIVGLITYFDDEQFTRRMLRILLSLQHNMAGLNRKTTAELHTYYMKLIALLADECAEWLKTIER; translated from the coding sequence ATGTTCACAAAGCAAGTCGGTGAAATGGATTACCGCCATTTTCATCCTTGCTATGATTTCTCGTCTGCACTTTTGCAAGCCCGACAGCAAAAGGGCGTCACACAAGAACAGGTTGCTTTCGCCTTGGATGTGTCTCAAGCAACATATAATGCCTGGGAATGTGGACATCGCATTTGTCCTTACAAGCATATCGTGGGTCTAATCACCTATTTCGACGATGAGCAGTTCACGCGTCGTATGCTTCGCATCCTGCTTTCATTACAGCATAACATGGCAGGATTAAATCGTAAGACAACAGCAGAGCTGCACACCTACTACATGAAACTCATTGCTTTGCTCGCAGACGAATGTGCAGAGTGGCTCAAAACGATAGAAAGGTAG
- a CDS encoding rhamnogalacturonan lyase, giving the protein MKTVLLSIAFSLLCLGITAQSHYNYAILSTEKLDRGVVAVRQPDGKVFVSWRILRDDLKGESFDVYRNGIKLNKTPLTDGGSFFIDESPLAEDATYEIKGGTACGQFTLCQDAPIGYFPIKLNKPEGGKVPTIQLQQRPSNNGWRWHDTGEYAYTANDATVADVDGDGQYEIILKWDPTNAHDNSHDGYTGPTLLDCYRLNGEQLWRINLGINIRSGAHYTPFIVYDFDGDGRAELMVKTANGTRDSEGRVIGNSVADYRNNAGRILEGPEYISVFDGLTGRLLDTKPYIPERGELRAWGDSKGNRSERYLAGVGYLGGKLPSALFCRGYYTRSVIAAWDWDGKSLKERWTFDTNNRKWQSYAGQGNHNLRIADVDGDGYDEITYGSMAVDHDGRGLYNTGMGHGDAIHLIADPKDDRLYIWDCHENKRDGSDLRDAATGKVIFQIKSTADVGRCMAADIDPTNPGVEMWSADSHGIRNMKGEVINAAKDSDDPQHNNYLVMGGRWLSMNFGIWWDGDLLRELLDRETVSKYNWENRQIINLQRFDGQFNNGTKSNPCLAADILGDWREEVIIRNRESTELRLYVSTIPTPYRINCLMQDIPYRLSAAYQNVGYNQPSEPSYYIGPDKTDYLK; this is encoded by the coding sequence ATGAAAACAGTTCTACTATCTATTGCATTCTCATTGTTATGCCTTGGTATAACAGCACAAAGCCATTATAATTATGCCATACTGAGTACAGAGAAGTTAGACCGTGGTGTCGTAGCTGTACGTCAGCCCGATGGTAAGGTATTCGTCTCCTGGCGCATCCTGCGTGACGACCTGAAAGGTGAATCCTTCGATGTCTATAGGAATGGCATAAAACTCAACAAGACACCTCTTACTGATGGTGGTTCTTTCTTCATTGACGAGAGTCCTTTAGCTGAGGATGCCACCTATGAGATTAAGGGAGGCACCGCCTGCGGACAGTTCACGCTTTGTCAGGATGCCCCTATTGGCTATTTCCCTATAAAACTCAACAAGCCAGAGGGCGGCAAGGTGCCTACCATCCAGCTTCAGCAGCGTCCTAGCAATAATGGCTGGCGCTGGCATGACACGGGCGAGTATGCCTATACCGCCAATGATGCCACCGTAGCTGATGTAGATGGCGACGGACAGTATGAGATTATCCTGAAATGGGACCCCACGAATGCCCATGACAATAGTCACGACGGCTACACAGGCCCTACTCTCCTCGACTGCTATCGCCTGAACGGCGAACAACTATGGCGCATCAACCTCGGAATAAACATCCGTTCAGGTGCTCACTACACCCCTTTCATCGTCTATGACTTCGATGGCGATGGCCGTGCCGAACTGATGGTAAAAACTGCCAATGGCACCCGCGATAGCGAGGGCCGCGTGATCGGCAACTCGGTCGCCGATTATAGAAACAACGCAGGCCGCATCCTTGAAGGCCCTGAATACATCAGCGTCTTCGATGGCCTCACGGGGCGCCTCCTCGACACCAAACCCTATATCCCCGAACGTGGTGAACTAAGAGCTTGGGGCGACTCTAAAGGCAACCGCTCAGAGCGTTATTTGGCAGGTGTAGGATACTTGGGAGGCAAACTCCCAAGCGCGCTGTTCTGTCGCGGCTACTACACCCGCTCTGTCATTGCTGCATGGGATTGGGACGGTAAGTCACTGAAGGAGCGCTGGACGTTTGACACCAACAACCGCAAATGGCAATCGTATGCCGGACAAGGTAATCATAACCTGCGTATTGCCGATGTCGATGGCGACGGCTATGATGAGATTACCTATGGATCTATGGCCGTTGACCACGATGGTCGCGGACTCTACAATACAGGTATGGGCCACGGCGATGCCATCCACCTCATTGCCGACCCGAAGGACGACCGTCTCTATATCTGGGACTGCCACGAGAATAAACGCGATGGTTCCGACCTGCGAGATGCCGCAACGGGCAAGGTCATCTTCCAAATCAAGAGTACTGCCGACGTAGGCCGCTGTATGGCTGCCGACATCGACCCCACCAACCCTGGTGTGGAAATGTGGAGTGCCGATAGTCATGGCATCCGCAATATGAAGGGGGAGGTTATCAATGCAGCCAAGGATTCTGACGACCCGCAACATAACAACTATCTCGTCATGGGCGGCCGTTGGTTATCCATGAACTTCGGCATCTGGTGGGACGGTGACCTACTACGCGAGTTGCTCGACCGCGAAACAGTATCGAAATACAATTGGGAGAACCGACAGATTATAAACCTGCAGCGATTTGATGGTCAGTTCAATAATGGCACCAAGTCCAATCCCTGTCTGGCCGCCGACATCTTAGGCGATTGGCGCGAGGAGGTCATTATCCGCAACCGCGAGAGCACAGAGTTGCGCCTCTACGTCTCTACGATTCCAACCCCCTATCGCATTAACTGCCTGATGCAGGATATCCCCTACCGCCTCTCCGCGGCTTATCAGAACGTGGGCTATAACCAGCCCTCGGAACCAAGCTACTACATTGGTCCTGACAAAACGGATTATCTGAAATGA
- the hflX gene encoding GTPase HflX has protein sequence MKEFVISEAKAETAVLVGLITGQQDEAKTNEYLDELEFLATTAGARTVKRFTQKVNGPSSVTYVGSGKLEEIRHYIKMCEDAYDEAMEHREDYESDADMPQPVGMVIFDDELSAKQIRNIEKELQVKILDRTSLILDIFAMRAQTAEAKAQVELAQHRYMLPRLQRLWTHLERQGGGSGGGGGKGSVGLRGPGETQLEMDRRIILHRITLLKQRLAEIDKQKTTQRKNRGRLIRVALVGYTNVGKSTLMNLLSKSDVFAENKLFATLDTTVRKVTIENLPFLLADTVGFIRKLPSDLVESFKSTLDEVREADLLVHVVDISHPDFEDQIRVVEQTLSELGCSETPSMVVFNKIDAYTWTPQEEDDLTEPTKENVSLDDLRKTWMSKMHGDCLFISAKQKDNIEELRTTLYNKVRELHVQKYPYNDFLYTIEES, from the coding sequence ATGAAAGAATTTGTCATCTCCGAAGCAAAAGCCGAGACGGCTGTATTAGTAGGACTGATTACAGGACAACAAGATGAAGCTAAGACCAACGAATATCTGGACGAACTGGAATTCTTGGCAACAACAGCAGGGGCTCGCACCGTGAAGCGCTTTACGCAGAAGGTGAACGGTCCCAGCAGCGTAACCTATGTAGGTAGTGGAAAACTGGAGGAAATCCGTCATTATATCAAGATGTGCGAGGATGCCTATGATGAGGCGATGGAGCATCGCGAGGATTATGAGAGCGATGCTGACATGCCACAGCCCGTGGGTATGGTCATCTTTGATGATGAACTGAGCGCTAAGCAGATCCGTAATATAGAAAAGGAACTGCAGGTGAAAATCCTTGACCGTACTAGTTTGATTCTGGATATCTTCGCTATGCGTGCGCAGACAGCTGAGGCCAAGGCGCAGGTGGAACTGGCACAGCATCGCTATATGCTGCCCAGACTACAGCGACTGTGGACCCACCTAGAACGTCAGGGCGGTGGCTCTGGCGGCGGTGGCGGTAAAGGTAGCGTAGGACTGCGTGGACCTGGTGAGACGCAGTTGGAGATGGACCGTCGTATCATCCTGCATCGTATCACCCTGTTGAAACAGCGACTGGCTGAGATTGACAAGCAGAAGACTACTCAGCGTAAGAACCGCGGACGACTGATTCGTGTGGCACTGGTGGGCTATACCAACGTAGGAAAATCCACGCTGATGAACCTGCTGTCGAAGAGTGACGTGTTTGCTGAGAACAAACTATTTGCCACGCTCGACACAACAGTACGCAAGGTGACGATAGAAAACCTGCCGTTCCTGTTGGCTGATACCGTAGGATTCATCCGTAAGTTGCCCTCAGACCTGGTTGAGAGTTTCAAGAGCACCCTTGATGAGGTGCGCGAGGCAGACCTGCTGGTACACGTGGTGGATATCAGTCATCCTGACTTCGAGGATCAGATTCGTGTGGTAGAGCAGACTCTCAGCGAACTGGGCTGTTCGGAGACCCCATCGATGGTGGTATTCAACAAGATTGATGCCTATACATGGACACCGCAGGAGGAAGACGACCTGACGGAGCCCACGAAGGAAAACGTATCGCTGGATGACCTGAGGAAGACATGGATGAGCAAGATGCATGGTGACTGCCTCTTTATCTCTGCCAAGCAGAAAGATAATATTGAGGAATTGCGCACCACATTATACAACAAAGTGCGTGAACTGCACGTGCAGAAATATCCCTATAACGATTTCCTCTACACGATAGAAGAGTCTTGA